The Deltaproteobacteria bacterium genome segment AATGAACAAAAGCAAGGTCAAAAAATTCGGTTTTCTTACAACGTTTACAGTTCTTTTTCTTTTACTTTTTTCTGTAGTTGCCTTTGCCGCATCTGATTTCAACTGGCGCAAGTATGAAGGCACGACCATCCGAATAATCTTGTCCAAAAGCGCTTTTACACCTATTGCTCTGAAGCATATCAAGGAATTTGAACAACTGACCGGAATAAAGGTCATAGCCGAACACTATTCTTCAGCTATATTACGCCGCAAGCTCCTGATGGAACTGGCGGCCAAGAACAAGGACCTAGACATGTTTCAGGGTATGATGAAAACCAATTACCAGTATAACGCGGCTGGCTGGCTTGAACCCCTGGATAAATATATCAAGGATTCGGCT includes the following:
- a CDS encoding extracellular solute-binding protein, translated to MNKSKVKKFGFLTTFTVLFLLLFSVVAFAASDFNWRKYEGTTIRIILSKSAFTPIALKHIKEFEQLTGIKVIAEHYSSAILRRKLLMELAAKNKDLDMFQGMMKTNYQYNAAGWLEPLDKYIKDSALTSPDYDYEDIYPRVRSIINGKTIGITTSNNPQVLMYRKDLFEKYNVKVPTNWKELEAAAKKLTLDTNGDGKT